One window of the Periophthalmus magnuspinnatus isolate fPerMag1 chromosome 6, fPerMag1.2.pri, whole genome shotgun sequence genome contains the following:
- the nap1l4a gene encoding nucleosome assembly protein 1-like 4a produces the protein MDAGKAKGDQAVPNPGGPGDKPVVNFQDLESMLPKAVKRRVHALKRLQVQCANIEAKFYEEVHELERKYSALYQPLFDKRRDIVTGTVEPTDEECEWQSDRDEEDELAEDIKEKATIEDAKKEETPQEDQKGIPEFWLTIFKSVDMLSDMLQEHDEPILKHLKDIQVKFSEPGQPMSFTLEFHFEPNGYFNNAVLTKVYKMKSEPDESDPFSFEGPEIVDCEGCQIDWHKGKDVTVKTIKKKQKHKGRGTVRTVTKQVPNDSFFNFFNPVKASPDAEEDDSEFTLASLATDFEIGHFFRERIVPRAVLYFTGEADESFEEEEMEEGDEEEQDEEGDEDDDDGDFDPKKEQPQPAECKQQ, from the exons ATGGACGcaggtaaag CCAAGGGGGATCAAGCGGTCCCAAATCCAGGTGGACCGGGGGACAAACCGGTGGTCAACTTTCAGGATTTGGAAAG CATGCTTCCCAAAGCCGTCAAGAGGCGAGTGCACGCTTTGAAAAGGTTACAGGTGCAGTGTGCCAATATAGAGGCCAAGTTTTATGAAGAGGTCCATGAGCTAGAGAGGAAATATTCTGCTCTTTATCAGCCACTATTTGACAAG AGACGAGACATTGTCACAGGAACAGTGGAGCCCACAGACGAGGAGTGTGAGTGGCAGAGTGAcagagatgaggaggatgagCTAGCT GAAGACATTAAGGAAAAAGCTACTATTGAAGATGCAAAGAAAGAAGAAACTCCACAGGAAGACCAAAAAGGCATTCCTGAATTCTGGCttaccatttttaaaagtgtggacATGCTCAGTGACATGTTACAG GAACATGATGAACCTATCCTTAAACATCTGAAAGATATCCAAGTCAAGTTTTCAGAGCCAGGGCAGCCAATG AGTTTTACATTAGAGTTCCACTTTGAACCAAACGGTTACTTCAACAATGCAGTTCTAACTAAAGTCTATAAGATGAAATCGGAGCCTGATGAGTCTGACCCGTTCTCTTTTGAAGGCCCAGAGATTGTTGACTGTGAAGG CTGTCAAATAGACTGGCACAAAGGAAAAGACGTGACCGTGAAAACTATCAAGAAAAAGCAGAAACATAAAGGTCGTGGCACAGTCCGTACAGTCACCAAACAAGTCCCTAATGACTCTTTCTTCAACTTTTTTAACCCAGTCAAAG CCTCACCAGATGCAGAG GAGGACGACTCGGAGTTCACCCTCGCCTCTTTAGCCACAGACTTTGAGATCGGTCATTTCTTCCGCGAGAGAATTGTTCCGAGAGCAGTGCTGTACTTCACAGGAGAGGCGGACGAGAGC tttgaagaagaggagatggaagaGGGAGATGAGGAG GAGCAGGACGAAGAGGGCGACGAAGACGACGACGACGGCGACTTTGACCCCAAG AAAGAACAGCCCCAGCCCGCCGAATGCAAACAGCAGTAA
- the phlda2 gene encoding pleckstrin homology-like domain family A member 2, protein MKMSAAQILKEGELEKRSDNLLQFWKRKTCVLTADSLNIYPDTQKRSKAKELKLQSIKKVDCVERTGKFVYFTIVTTDNKEIDFRCSGEENCWNAVITMALIDYQNRKAIQDFKTRQDNESASPGQQERRMARAP, encoded by the coding sequence ATGAAAATGTCGGCGGCGCAGATCCTCAAAGAGGGAGAGCTGGAGAAGAGGAGCGACAACCTCCTCCAGTTCTGGAAGAGGAAGACGTGCGTCCTGACCGCGGACAGCCTCAACATTTACCCGGACACACAGAAGCGCAGCAAGGCCAAGGAGCTCAAGCTGCAGTCCATCAAGAAAGTGGACTGTGTGGAGCGCACGGGCAAGTTCGTCTACTTCACCATCGTGACCACAGACAATAAAGAAATCGACTTCCGGTGCTCTGGGGAGGAGAACTGCTGGAACGCGGTGATTACCATGGCTTTGATTGACTACCAGAACAGAAAAGCGATCCAGGACTTTAAAACGCGGCAGGACAATGAGAGCGCGTCTCCGGGGCAGCAGGAGAGGCGCATGGCCCGAGCGCCCTGA